One stretch of Cedecea neteri DNA includes these proteins:
- the aceE gene encoding pyruvate dehydrogenase (acetyl-transferring), homodimeric type, with translation MSERFPNDVDPIETRDWLQAIESVIREEGVERAQYLIDQLLSEASKGGVKVAASAGARNYVNTIAVEDEPEYPGNLDLERRIRSAIRWNAIMTVLRASKKDLELGGHMASFQSSATVYEVCFNHFFRAANEKDGGDLVYFQGHISPGIYARAFLEGRLTEEQMNNFRQEVHGKGLSSYPHPKLMPEFWQFPTVSMGLGPIGAIYQAKFLKYLEHRGLKDTSEQTVYAFLGDGEMDEPESKGAITIATREKLDNLCFIINCNLQRLDGPVTGNGKIINELEGIFSGAGWNVIKVMWGGRWDELLRKDTSGKLIQLMNETVDGDYQTFKSKDGAYVREHFFGKYPETAALVADWTDEQIWALNRGGHDPKKVYAALKKAQDTKGKATVILAHTIKGYGMGDTAEGKNIAHQVKKMNMDGVRYIRDRFNVPVSDEQVENLSYITFPEGSEEHKYLHERRQALKGYLPARQPNFSEKLELPALEDFSQLLEEQNKEISTTIAFVRALNVMLKNPSIKDRLVPIIADEARTFGMEGLFRQIGIYSPNGQQYTPQDREQVAYYKEDEKGQILQEGINELGAGASWLAAATSYSTNNLPMIPFYIYYSMFGFQRIGDLCWQAGDQQARGFLVGGTSGRTTLNGEGLQHEDGHSHIQSLTIPNCISYDPSYAYEVAVIMHDGLTRMYGEAQENIYYYITTLNENYHMPAMPAGAEEGIRKGIYKLETVAGSKGKVQLLGSGSILRHVREAAQILANDYGVGSDVYSVTSFTELARDGQDCERWNMLHPMETPRVPYIAQVMSDAPAVASTDYMKLFAEQVRTYVPADDYRVLGTDGFGRSDSRENLRHHFEVDASYVVVAALGELAKRGEIDKKVVADAITKFNIDAEKVNPRLA, from the coding sequence ATGTCAGAACGTTTCCCAAATGACGTGGATCCGATTGAAACTCGCGACTGGCTACAGGCGATCGAATCGGTTATCCGTGAAGAAGGTGTTGAGCGTGCACAGTATCTGATCGATCAGCTGCTGTCCGAAGCCAGCAAAGGCGGCGTGAAAGTCGCTGCTTCTGCAGGTGCTCGCAACTATGTGAACACCATTGCCGTTGAAGACGAACCGGAATATCCGGGCAATCTGGATCTGGAACGCCGTATCCGTTCTGCTATCCGCTGGAACGCCATTATGACCGTTCTGCGCGCATCCAAGAAAGACCTGGAGCTGGGCGGCCACATGGCTTCCTTCCAGTCTTCTGCCACCGTTTACGAAGTGTGCTTTAACCACTTCTTCCGTGCAGCCAACGAGAAAGACGGCGGCGATCTGGTGTACTTCCAGGGCCACATCTCTCCGGGCATCTATGCACGTGCCTTCCTTGAAGGGCGTCTGACCGAAGAGCAGATGAACAACTTCCGTCAGGAAGTTCACGGTAAAGGTCTGTCTTCTTACCCGCACCCTAAACTGATGCCAGAATTCTGGCAGTTCCCGACCGTTTCTATGGGTCTGGGCCCAATCGGTGCTATCTACCAGGCTAAATTCCTGAAATATCTGGAACACCGTGGCCTGAAAGACACCTCCGAGCAAACCGTTTACGCCTTCCTGGGCGACGGTGAAATGGATGAGCCAGAATCTAAAGGGGCGATCACTATCGCGACCCGTGAGAAGCTGGACAACCTGTGCTTCATCATCAACTGTAACCTGCAGCGTCTGGATGGTCCGGTCACCGGCAACGGTAAGATCATCAACGAACTGGAAGGCATCTTCAGCGGTGCTGGCTGGAACGTTATCAAAGTGATGTGGGGCGGTCGTTGGGATGAGCTGCTGCGTAAAGACACCAGCGGTAAACTGATCCAGCTGATGAACGAAACCGTTGACGGCGACTACCAGACCTTCAAATCCAAAGACGGCGCCTACGTACGTGAGCACTTCTTCGGTAAATATCCTGAAACCGCCGCACTGGTTGCTGACTGGACTGATGAGCAGATCTGGGCGCTGAACCGTGGTGGTCACGATCCGAAGAAAGTGTACGCTGCACTGAAAAAAGCGCAGGACACCAAAGGTAAAGCGACCGTTATCCTGGCCCACACCATCAAAGGTTACGGCATGGGCGATACCGCAGAAGGTAAAAACATCGCTCACCAGGTGAAGAAAATGAACATGGACGGCGTGCGTTACATCCGCGACCGTTTCAACGTTCCAGTGTCCGATGAGCAGGTAGAAAACCTGTCTTACATCACCTTCCCTGAAGGCTCTGAAGAGCACAAGTACCTGCACGAACGTCGTCAGGCGCTGAAAGGCTACCTGCCTGCTCGTCAGCCAAACTTCTCTGAAAAACTGGAACTGCCAGCGCTGGAAGACTTCTCTCAGCTGCTGGAAGAGCAGAACAAAGAAATCTCCACCACCATCGCCTTCGTTCGTGCCCTGAACGTGATGCTGAAGAACCCGTCTATCAAAGACCGTCTGGTTCCAATCATCGCCGATGAGGCGCGTACCTTTGGTATGGAAGGTCTGTTCCGTCAGATTGGTATCTACAGCCCGAACGGTCAGCAGTACACCCCGCAGGACCGTGAGCAGGTTGCATACTATAAAGAAGACGAGAAAGGTCAGATTCTGCAGGAAGGGATCAACGAACTGGGTGCAGGCGCATCCTGGCTGGCTGCTGCGACCTCTTACAGCACCAACAACCTGCCGATGATTCCGTTCTACATCTACTACTCTATGTTCGGTTTCCAGCGTATCGGTGACCTGTGCTGGCAGGCTGGCGACCAACAGGCTCGCGGCTTCCTGGTAGGTGGTACTTCCGGTCGTACGACCCTGAACGGTGAAGGTCTGCAGCACGAAGATGGCCACAGCCACATTCAGTCTCTGACTATCCCTAACTGTATCTCTTACGACCCGTCTTACGCGTACGAAGTGGCCGTCATCATGCACGATGGTCTGACCCGTATGTACGGTGAAGCACAAGAGAACATTTACTACTACATCACCACCCTGAACGAAAACTACCACATGCCGGCTATGCCAGCAGGTGCCGAGGAAGGTATCCGTAAAGGTATCTACAAACTCGAAACCGTTGCAGGTAGCAAAGGTAAAGTTCAGCTGCTGGGCTCCGGTTCTATCCTGCGTCACGTGCGTGAAGCAGCTCAGATCCTGGCGAACGACTACGGCGTGGGCTCCGACGTGTACAGCGTAACTTCCTTCACCGAACTGGCACGTGATGGCCAGGACTGTGAGCGCTGGAACATGCTGCACCCAATGGAAACTCCGCGCGTTCCTTACATCGCTCAGGTGATGAGCGACGCTCCAGCGGTAGCTTCTACTGACTATATGAAACTGTTCGCCGAGCAGGTTCGTACTTACGTACCAGCTGATGATTATCGCGTACTGGGTACCGACGGCTTCGGTCGTTCTGACAGCCGCGAAAACCTGCGTCACCACTTCGAAGTTGATGCTTCTTACGTGGTCGTAGCGGCCCTGGGCGAACTGGCTAAACGTGGCGAAATCGATAAGAAAGTAGTTGCAGACGCAATTACCAAATTCAACATCGATGCAGAAAAAGTTAACCCGCGTCTGGCGTAA
- the lpdA gene encoding dihydrolipoyl dehydrogenase, translated as MSTEIKTQVVVLGAGPAGYSAAFRAADLGLETVIVERYSTLGGVCLNVGCIPSKALLHVAKVIEEAKALAEHGIVFGEPKTDIDKIRTWKEKVITQLTGGLAGMAKGRKVKVVNGLGKFTGANTLEVEGENGKTVINFDNAIIAAGSRPIELPFIPHEDSRVWDSTDALELKSVPKRLLVMGGGIIGLEMGTVYHALGSDIDVVEMFDQVIPAADKDIVKVFTKRISKKFNLMLETKVTAVEAKEDGIYVSMEGKKAPAEPQRYDAVLVAIGRVPNGKNLDAGKAGVEVDDRGFIRVDKQLRTNVPHIFAIGDIVGQPMLAHKGVHEGHVAAEVIAGMKHYFDPKVIPSIAYTEPEVAWVGLTEKEAKEKGISYETATFPWAASGRAIASDCADGVTKLIFDKETHRVIGGAIVGTNGGELLGEIGLAIEMGCDAEDIALTIHAHPTLHESVGLAAEVFEGSITDLPNAKAKKK; from the coding sequence ATGAGCACAGAAATCAAAACTCAGGTCGTAGTACTTGGGGCAGGCCCAGCAGGTTACTCCGCAGCATTCCGCGCCGCGGATTTAGGTCTGGAAACCGTCATCGTAGAGCGTTACAGCACCCTCGGCGGTGTTTGTCTGAACGTCGGCTGTATCCCTTCTAAAGCGCTGCTGCACGTTGCTAAAGTTATCGAAGAAGCCAAAGCACTGGCCGAGCACGGCATCGTTTTCGGTGAGCCGAAAACCGATATCGACAAAATTCGTACCTGGAAAGAAAAAGTTATCACTCAGCTGACCGGCGGCCTGGCGGGTATGGCCAAAGGCCGTAAAGTGAAAGTGGTAAACGGTCTGGGTAAATTCACCGGGGCTAACACCCTGGAAGTTGAAGGCGAAAACGGTAAAACCGTGATCAACTTCGACAACGCTATCATCGCGGCGGGTTCCCGTCCGATCGAGCTGCCGTTCATTCCTCATGAAGACTCACGCGTGTGGGACTCCACGGACGCGCTGGAGCTGAAATCCGTACCGAAACGCCTGCTGGTTATGGGCGGCGGTATCATCGGTCTGGAAATGGGCACCGTGTACCATGCGCTGGGTTCAGACATTGACGTGGTTGAAATGTTCGACCAGGTTATTCCGGCTGCAGACAAAGACATCGTTAAGGTCTTCACCAAACGCATCAGCAAGAAATTCAACCTGATGCTGGAAACCAAAGTGACCGCCGTTGAAGCGAAAGAAGACGGCATCTACGTTTCCATGGAAGGCAAAAAAGCCCCTGCTGAACCACAGCGTTACGACGCGGTTCTGGTCGCTATCGGCCGCGTGCCGAACGGTAAAAACCTTGATGCCGGCAAAGCCGGTGTTGAAGTGGACGACCGTGGCTTTATCCGCGTTGACAAGCAGCTGCGCACCAACGTTCCTCACATTTTTGCTATCGGCGATATCGTCGGTCAGCCAATGCTGGCGCACAAAGGTGTTCACGAAGGCCACGTTGCCGCAGAAGTTATCGCCGGGATGAAGCACTACTTCGACCCGAAAGTGATCCCATCTATCGCTTACACCGAGCCAGAAGTTGCATGGGTTGGTCTGACCGAGAAAGAAGCGAAAGAGAAAGGCATCAGCTACGAAACCGCCACCTTCCCGTGGGCAGCTTCTGGCCGTGCTATCGCTTCCGACTGCGCCGATGGCGTGACCAAGCTTATCTTCGACAAAGAGACTCACCGCGTTATCGGTGGGGCGATTGTCGGGACTAACGGCGGCGAGCTGCTGGGCGAAATCGGTCTGGCTATCGAGATGGGCTGTGACGCAGAAGATATTGCGCTCACCATCCACGCTCACCCGACGCTGCACGAATCCGTTGGCCTGGCGGCTGAAGTGTTCGAAGGCAGCATCACCGACCTGCCAAACGCGAAAGCGAAGAAAAAGTAA
- the pdhR gene encoding pyruvate dehydrogenase complex transcriptional repressor PdhR encodes MAYSKIRQPKLSDVIEQQLEFLILEGTLRPGEKLPPERELAKQFDVSRPSLREAIQRLEAKGLLLRRQGGGTFVQNNLWQSLSDPLVELLSDHPESQFDLLETRHALEGIAAYYAALRGTEEDLSRIGDCHVAIQQAQESGDLDAEADAVMQYQIAVTEAAHNVVLLHLLRCMEPMLEQNVRQNFELLYARREMLAQVSSHRASIFAAIMARQPEQAREASHRHLAFIEEILLDRSREQSRRERSLRLLQQRKD; translated from the coding sequence ATGGCCTACAGCAAAATCCGCCAACCCAAATTATCCGATGTGATAGAGCAGCAGCTGGAGTTTCTCATCCTTGAGGGCACTCTGCGCCCGGGCGAAAAACTTCCACCTGAACGCGAACTGGCGAAACAATTCGATGTTTCCCGTCCTTCATTGCGCGAGGCCATTCAGCGTCTCGAAGCGAAGGGTTTGCTGCTTCGTCGCCAGGGCGGCGGTACTTTTGTTCAGAACAACCTTTGGCAGAGCCTGAGTGACCCGCTGGTTGAACTGCTCTCAGACCACCCCGAATCCCAGTTTGATCTGCTAGAAACCCGTCATGCCCTTGAGGGGATTGCGGCCTATTACGCGGCGCTTCGCGGTACGGAAGAAGACCTCTCGCGCATTGGTGATTGCCATGTCGCTATCCAGCAGGCTCAGGAGTCCGGTGATTTAGACGCCGAAGCCGATGCCGTCATGCAGTATCAAATTGCCGTAACCGAAGCCGCGCATAATGTTGTGCTTCTGCATTTATTGCGCTGCATGGAGCCGATGCTCGAACAAAACGTTCGCCAGAATTTTGAATTGCTCTACGCGCGCCGCGAGATGTTGGCGCAAGTGAGCAGCCATCGCGCCAGCATTTTTGCGGCGATTATGGCTCGCCAGCCGGAGCAGGCGCGAGAAGCGTCGCACCGTCACCTGGCGTTTATTGAGGAAATATTGCTGGATCGTAGCCGCGAGCAGAGTCGTCGTGAACGCTCTCTCCGTCTCCTTCAGCAACGTAAGGATTAA
- the aceF gene encoding pyruvate dehydrogenase complex dihydrolipoyllysine-residue acetyltransferase, with amino-acid sequence MAIEIKVPDIGADEVEITEILVKVGDKVEAEQSLIVVEGDKASMEVPSPEAGVVKEIKVSVGDKTETGKLIMIFDSAEGAAAAAPAKAEEKKEAAPAAAPAAASAKDVNVPDIGGDEVEVTEIMVKVGDTVAAEQSLLTVEGDKASMEVPAPFAGVVKEIKISTGDKVSTGSLIMVFEVAGAAPAAAPAQAAAPAAAAAPAASASKEVNVPDIGGDEVEVTEVMVKVGDKVAAEQSLITVEGDKASMEVPAPFAGTVKEIKISTGDKVSTGSLIMVFEVEGAAPAAAPAAAPAPAAAAPAPAAKAAAPAAKAEGKSEFAENDAYVHATPLIRRLAREFGVNLAKVKGTGRKGRILREDVQAYVKDAVKRAEAAPAATGGGLPGMLPWPKVDFSKFGEIEEVEMGRIQKISGANLSRNWVMIPHVTHFDKTDITDLEAFRKQQNDEAAKRKLDVKFTPVVFIMKAVAAALEQMPRFNSSLSEDGQKLTLKKYINIGVAVDTPNGLVVPVFKDVNKKSITELSRELMAISKKARDGKLTAGEMQGGCFTISSLGGIGTTHFAPIVNAPEVAILGVSKSAMEPVWNGKEFTPRLMMPMSLSFDHRVIDGADGARFITIINNMLSDIRRLVM; translated from the coding sequence ATGGCTATCGAAATCAAAGTACCAGACATCGGCGCTGATGAAGTTGAAATCACCGAGATCCTGGTCAAAGTTGGCGACAAAGTTGAAGCTGAACAGTCGCTGATCGTCGTAGAAGGCGACAAAGCCTCTATGGAAGTTCCGTCTCCAGAGGCTGGCGTCGTAAAAGAGATCAAAGTCTCTGTCGGCGACAAAACCGAGACCGGCAAACTGATTATGATTTTCGATTCCGCCGAAGGTGCAGCAGCCGCTGCACCTGCTAAGGCAGAAGAGAAGAAAGAAGCCGCACCGGCCGCAGCACCTGCTGCCGCGAGCGCAAAAGACGTTAACGTGCCGGACATCGGCGGTGACGAAGTAGAAGTTACCGAGATCATGGTCAAAGTGGGCGACACCGTTGCCGCTGAACAGTCTCTGCTCACCGTAGAAGGCGACAAAGCCTCTATGGAAGTACCGGCTCCGTTCGCGGGCGTGGTTAAAGAGATCAAAATCAGCACCGGCGACAAAGTGTCTACCGGCTCTCTGATCATGGTCTTCGAAGTGGCGGGTGCTGCACCTGCGGCCGCTCCAGCACAGGCTGCTGCTCCCGCCGCCGCCGCTGCGCCTGCGGCTTCTGCCTCGAAAGAAGTTAACGTCCCGGACATCGGCGGTGACGAAGTTGAAGTCACTGAAGTGATGGTCAAAGTGGGCGATAAAGTTGCCGCTGAGCAGTCACTGATTACCGTTGAAGGCGACAAAGCTTCCATGGAAGTGCCTGCGCCATTCGCCGGTACCGTGAAAGAAATCAAAATCAGCACCGGCGACAAAGTGTCTACCGGCTCCCTGATCATGGTCTTCGAAGTGGAAGGCGCTGCGCCTGCTGCGGCCCCGGCTGCTGCACCAGCTCCAGCCGCTGCGGCACCAGCCCCGGCAGCAAAAGCCGCGGCGCCAGCTGCTAAAGCAGAAGGCAAATCTGAATTCGCTGAAAATGACGCGTACGTTCATGCGACTCCGCTGATCCGTCGTCTGGCTCGCGAGTTCGGCGTTAACCTGGCGAAAGTGAAAGGCACCGGCCGTAAAGGTCGTATCCTGCGCGAAGACGTTCAGGCTTACGTGAAAGACGCTGTTAAGCGCGCTGAAGCAGCTCCGGCTGCGACCGGCGGCGGTCTGCCGGGCATGCTGCCATGGCCGAAAGTAGACTTCAGCAAGTTCGGCGAAATCGAAGAAGTGGAAATGGGCCGCATCCAGAAAATCTCTGGTGCTAACCTGAGCCGTAACTGGGTGATGATCCCGCACGTTACCCACTTCGACAAAACCGATATCACCGATCTGGAAGCGTTCCGTAAGCAGCAGAACGACGAAGCCGCTAAGCGTAAGCTGGACGTGAAGTTCACCCCTGTGGTGTTCATCATGAAAGCCGTTGCGGCCGCGCTGGAGCAGATGCCTCGCTTCAACAGCTCCCTGTCCGAAGATGGCCAGAAGCTGACCCTGAAAAAATACATCAACATCGGTGTGGCGGTTGATACCCCGAATGGTCTGGTTGTTCCGGTCTTCAAAGACGTGAACAAGAAGAGCATCACCGAGCTGTCTCGCGAACTGATGGCTATCTCCAAAAAAGCTCGCGACGGCAAGCTGACCGCTGGCGAAATGCAGGGCGGCTGCTTCACCATTTCCAGCCTGGGTGGTATCGGGACAACTCACTTCGCGCCGATTGTTAACGCGCCAGAAGTGGCTATCCTGGGTGTCTCCAAGTCTGCAATGGAGCCGGTCTGGAACGGTAAAGAGTTCACGCCGCGTCTGATGATGCCAATGTCTCTTTCCTTCGACCACCGCGTAATCGACGGCGCTGATGGGGCTCGCTTTATCACCATCATCAACAATATGCTGTCTGATATTCGCCGCCTGGTGATGTAA
- the yacL gene encoding protein YacL — MDYEFLRDITGVVKVRMSMGHEVVGHWFNEEVKGNLALLDEVEQAVLSVKGSERQWQRAGHEYTLWLDEEEVIVRANQLEISGDEIEEGMSYYDEESLSFCGVEDFLQVVNAYREFLQQR, encoded by the coding sequence ATGGACTATGAATTTCTGCGTGACATCACCGGCGTGGTGAAGGTGCGTATGTCGATGGGGCACGAGGTTGTCGGCCACTGGTTTAATGAAGAAGTGAAGGGCAATCTGGCGCTTCTGGATGAAGTCGAGCAGGCCGTGCTCTCGGTGAAAGGCAGCGAACGTCAGTGGCAGCGTGCCGGGCATGAATATACCCTGTGGCTGGACGAAGAAGAGGTGATCGTCCGTGCCAATCAGCTGGAAATCTCCGGCGATGAGATAGAAGAGGGGATGAGCTATTACGACGAAGAAAGCCTCTCTTTTTGCGGCGTAGAGGATTTTCTTCAGGTGGTTAACGCTTACCGGGAATTCCTGCAGCAGCGTTGA
- the acnB gene encoding bifunctional aconitate hydratase 2/2-methylisocitrate dehydratase → MLEEYRKHVAERAAEGIVPKPLDATQMAALVELLKTPPAGEEAFLLDLITNRVPPGVDEAAYVKAGFLAAIAKGDATSPLISPEKAIELLGTMQGGYNIHPLIDALDNEKLAPIAAKALSHTLLMFDNFYDVEEKAKAGNTYAQQVLKSWSEAEWFLSRPKLAEKITVTVFKVTGETNTDDLSPAPDAWSRPDIPLHALAMLKNAREGIEPDQAGAIGPIKQIEALQKKGFPLAYVGDVVGTGSSRKSATNSVLWFMGDDIPNVPNKRGGGVVLGGKIAPIFFNTMEDAGALPIEVDVNDLNMGDVIDIYPYKGEVRNHDTDAVIANFELKTDVLLDEVRAGGRIPLIIGRGLTTKAREALSLPHSEVFVQAKDVAASTRGYSLAQKMVGRACGVDGVRPGAYCEPKMTSVGSQDTTGPMTRDELKDLACLGFSADLVMQSFCHTAAYPKPVDVTTHHTLPDFIMNRGGVSLRPGDGVIHSWLNRMLLPDTVGTGGDSHTRFPIGISFPAGSGLVAFAAATGVMPLDMPESVLVRFKGKMQPGITLRDLVHAIPLYAIKQGLLTVEKKGKKNIFSGRILEIEGLPTLKVEQAFELTDASAERSAAGCTIKLDREPIEEYLNSNIVLLKWMIAEGYGDRRTLERRIQGMEKWLADPQLMEADADAEYAAVIDIDLNDIKEPILCAPNDPDDARLLSDVAGEKIDEVFIGSCMTNIGHFRAAGKLLDSHKGQLPTRLWVAPPTRMDAAQLTEEGYYSVFGKSGARIEIPGCSLCMGNQARVADGATVVSTSTRNFPNRLGTGANVFLASAELAAVASLLGKLPTPDEYQTFMAQVDKTAVDTYRYLNFDQLSQYTEKADGVIFQTAV, encoded by the coding sequence GTGCTAGAAGAATACCGTAAGCACGTAGCTGAACGTGCCGCAGAAGGGATTGTTCCAAAACCCTTAGATGCCACCCAAATGGCCGCACTGGTTGAGCTGCTGAAAACCCCACCCGCAGGTGAAGAAGCATTCCTGTTAGATCTGATTACTAACCGTGTACCGCCGGGCGTTGATGAAGCCGCCTACGTGAAAGCAGGTTTCCTTGCTGCCATTGCCAAAGGCGATGCCACTTCCCCGCTGATCTCCCCTGAAAAAGCCATTGAACTGCTGGGCACCATGCAGGGTGGCTACAACATTCATCCGCTGATTGACGCGCTGGATAACGAAAAGCTGGCGCCGATTGCCGCCAAAGCGCTGTCCCACACGCTCCTGATGTTCGATAACTTCTACGACGTAGAAGAGAAAGCCAAAGCGGGCAACACCTACGCTCAGCAGGTACTGAAGTCCTGGTCCGAAGCCGAGTGGTTCCTGTCTCGCCCTAAACTGGCCGAGAAAATCACCGTTACCGTCTTTAAGGTCACCGGCGAAACCAACACCGATGACCTGTCTCCTGCGCCGGACGCCTGGTCCCGCCCGGACATCCCGCTGCACGCCCTGGCGATGCTGAAAAATGCCCGCGAAGGCATCGAGCCGGATCAGGCTGGCGCTATTGGCCCGATCAAGCAGATCGAAGCGTTGCAGAAGAAAGGTTTCCCGCTGGCCTACGTGGGCGACGTTGTGGGCACCGGTTCTTCCCGTAAATCCGCCACCAACTCCGTGCTGTGGTTTATGGGCGACGACATCCCGAACGTGCCGAACAAGCGCGGCGGCGGCGTCGTGCTCGGCGGGAAAATTGCGCCAATCTTCTTTAACACCATGGAAGATGCCGGTGCACTGCCGATCGAAGTTGACGTAAATGACCTGAATATGGGCGATGTTATCGACATTTACCCGTACAAAGGCGAAGTGCGTAATCACGACACCGACGCGGTAATCGCCAACTTTGAACTGAAAACCGACGTGCTGCTGGACGAAGTCCGCGCCGGCGGCCGTATTCCGCTGATCATCGGCCGTGGCCTGACGACCAAAGCGCGTGAAGCGCTGAGCCTGCCGCACAGCGAAGTCTTCGTTCAGGCGAAAGACGTTGCTGCCAGCACCCGTGGTTACTCGCTGGCGCAGAAAATGGTTGGCCGCGCCTGTGGCGTAGATGGCGTGCGCCCTGGCGCTTACTGCGAGCCGAAGATGACTTCCGTAGGCTCCCAGGACACCACCGGCCCAATGACCCGTGATGAGCTGAAAGACCTGGCTTGCCTTGGCTTCTCCGCTGACCTGGTGATGCAGTCCTTCTGTCACACCGCCGCTTATCCGAAGCCGGTTGACGTGACGACTCACCACACTCTGCCTGATTTCATTATGAACCGTGGCGGCGTGTCTCTGCGTCCGGGCGATGGCGTCATTCACTCGTGGCTGAACCGCATGCTGCTGCCGGATACCGTTGGCACCGGCGGTGACTCCCACACCCGTTTCCCTATCGGGATTTCATTCCCAGCGGGTTCTGGCCTGGTGGCGTTTGCCGCCGCGACCGGCGTTATGCCTCTGGATATGCCGGAGTCCGTGCTGGTTCGCTTTAAAGGCAAAATGCAGCCGGGTATTACCCTGCGTGATTTGGTGCATGCTATTCCGCTGTACGCTATCAAGCAGGGCCTGCTGACCGTCGAGAAGAAAGGGAAGAAAAACATCTTCTCTGGCCGCATCCTGGAAATCGAAGGTCTGCCAACGCTTAAAGTTGAGCAGGCGTTTGAGCTGACCGATGCTTCCGCTGAGCGTTCCGCCGCAGGTTGTACCATTAAGCTGGATCGCGAGCCGATCGAAGAGTATCTGAACTCCAACATCGTGCTGTTGAAATGGATGATTGCCGAAGGTTACGGCGACCGTCGTACGCTTGAGCGTCGTATTCAGGGCATGGAAAAATGGCTGGCCGATCCACAGCTGATGGAAGCCGACGCTGACGCAGAATACGCGGCAGTGATCGACATCGATCTGAACGATATCAAAGAACCTATCCTCTGCGCGCCAAATGACCCGGACGATGCTCGTCTGCTGTCCGACGTTGCCGGTGAGAAGATTGATGAAGTGTTTATCGGTTCCTGCATGACCAACATCGGCCACTTCCGTGCTGCCGGTAAGCTGCTGGACAGCCACAAAGGTCAGCTGCCAACCCGCCTGTGGGTGGCTCCGCCAACCCGTATGGATGCGGCTCAACTGACCGAAGAAGGTTATTACAGCGTGTTCGGTAAGAGCGGGGCGCGTATCGAAATTCCAGGCTGCTCCCTGTGCATGGGTAACCAGGCTCGCGTGGCGGATGGGGCAACCGTGGTATCGACCTCGACCCGTAACTTCCCGAACCGTTTGGGCACCGGGGCGAACGTCTTCCTGGCGTCCGCAGAGCTGGCGGCAGTCGCTTCCCTGCTGGGTAAACTGCCAACCCCTGATGAATACCAGACCTTCATGGCTCAGGTTGATAAAACGGCGGTGGATACCTACCGCTACCTGAACTTTGACCAGCTTTCTCAGTACACCGAGAAGGCTGACGGCGTTATCTTCCAGACTGCGGTATAA